The genome window GTGCTGCAGCGTATTTTGCAAATTCTCTAGCGCTGATCTCCGATGCGGGTCATATGGTGACCGATGCTGCCGCTTTAGGTTTAGCGCTCTTGGCACAAATTATTTCTCGCAGACCTCCTTCGCCAAAGCATTCCTTTGGTTTTGGTAGGGCAGAAGCGCTAGCCGCATTTGTCAATAGCATTGTGATGTTAGCTTTAGTTGCCTGGATTGTGGTGGAAGCAATTAGTCGCTTCTATGATCCGCATAAGGTCGATGGTTTAACAGTGACGGTTGTTGCGGCGATTGGTTTGCTGATGAATATCGTCGTGGCATGGGTGCTGTCACGCGATAAGAAGAGCGTCAATACTCGTGCCGCATTGGTGCACGTGATGGGTGACTTACTCGGCTCTATCGCAGCTTTAATAGCAGGTGTCGTCATTCAGTTGACCGGTTGGATGCCGATTGATGCAATCCTCTCTATTTTGGTCTCGCTACTTATTCTCAAGTCGACGATTTCCATTTTGCATGAGTCCTATCATTTCTTGATGGAAGGCGTACCACTGCATATTGATTATTTAGAGGTGGGCAAGGATCTAAAAAATATTCCAGGCGTGTTGGCTGTGCATGATTTGCATGTCTGGGAGATGACCCCTAGCTTTCCTGCCCTGATTGGCCATATTGAAATTGCTGACATCAAAGAGTGGCCCTCTATCATGGCTCGCATTAACACCATGCTGTTAGATAAACACGGCATTGATCACGTCACTCTGCAACCAGAAGAGTACAGTGAGTTACATGATCATGATCACGGAATTGATGATGCTCCAAGACAGGAGCAATCTAGTAATGTGTTTCATGAGGGTGATACCTTCTATGTGCAATGCTCTAGTGGAGAGTCTTCACACCGCATGGCTTATCACGCTTGGGGTAATCCTAGTAATCCCAAAGTATTGATGTGTGTGCATGGTCTAACAAGACGTGGCGCTGATTTCAAGACCTTGGCAAAGGCGATGTGCAAAGACTATTACGTAGTCTGTCCTGATGTGGTTGGTCGAGGCGACTCGGA of Polynucleobacter sp. AP-Titi-500A-B4 contains these proteins:
- a CDS encoding alpha/beta fold hydrolase; its protein translation is MSGSHLFHSKPVKPQTASGVDPSLHAHKKGDAKHSHSKEVSNQNLLLIALILTLGFAGVEGAAAYFANSLALISDAGHMVTDAAALGLALLAQIISRRPPSPKHSFGFGRAEALAAFVNSIVMLALVAWIVVEAISRFYDPHKVDGLTVTVVAAIGLLMNIVVAWVLSRDKKSVNTRAALVHVMGDLLGSIAALIAGVVIQLTGWMPIDAILSILVSLLILKSTISILHESYHFLMEGVPLHIDYLEVGKDLKNIPGVLAVHDLHVWEMTPSFPALIGHIEIADIKEWPSIMARINTMLLDKHGIDHVTLQPEEYSELHDHDHGIDDAPRQEQSSNVFHEGDTFYVQCSSGESSHRMAYHAWGNPSNPKVLMCVHGLTRRGADFKTLAKAMCKDYYVVCPDVVGRGDSDRLSNPMQYAVPQYVADIAQLVKTLGVSQVDWFGTSMGGLIGMVYAAMPTSPIRKMLINDVGPKIEPEAIKRLGSYVGQPFAFANRAEALTRLNQICASFGEHTLEEWEIYNGPMLIQRDGMWIMHYDPNISVPFASVNPIMAKAGEMAMWHAFKQIHIPMLIVRGGDSDLLSAATVAEMCKVNPYARSIEIPHVGHAPAFVKPEQIALAKEFFS